A single Cannabis sativa cultivar Pink pepper isolate KNU-18-1 chromosome 7, ASM2916894v1, whole genome shotgun sequence DNA region contains:
- the LOC133039693 gene encoding uncharacterized protein LOC133039693 gives MLLWRILSGCLPLKNRLGYVRESDKACDFCGIQTEDDVHLFRDCHFARCLWFVSPSGVLNGNLSTLNFEEWFMWMLESKNEALILFGACVIEHIWQCRNNLIFKGCNSNLDQSIRMLNQRVKEFNSVLLQHSYSAVSNISTTNSQVCWDVQLRVDASVQEGRAGFCTVQIQNVQEEGFVILQHIAVDSVLEAEFLAIVEALKWAVEQKANTVQVESDSLIAVKALETKALPFAWGSYPAFVECCNLVKLFDVCVVSFIPRDDNSVADSLARYSRVSSVNSRCWLREIAPFVAITL, from the coding sequence ATGCTTCTTTGGAGAATTTTAAGTGGCTGCCTCCCACTAAAGAATAGGCTGGGTTATGTCCGGGAGAGTGATAAGGCTTGTGATTTTTGTGGGATACAAACTGAGGACGATGTGCATCTCTTCAGGGATTGCCACTTTGCCCGTTGCTTATGGTTTGTCAGTCCGTCGGGGGTCCTCAATGGCAATCTGAGTACGCTGAATTTTGAAGAATGGTTCATGTGGATGCTGGAGTCTAAGAATGAAGCTCTAATTTTATTTGGTGCTTGTGTTATAGAACATATCTGGCAATGCAGGAACAACCTTATTTTCAAGGGATGCAATTCGAATCTGGACCAGTCAATCAGAATGCTAAATCAAAGGGTCAAGGAGTTCAACTCGGTGTTACTACAGCATTCTTACTCTGCTGTGAGCAACATTTCCACCACAAATTCTCAAGTTTGTTGGGATGTGCAGCTGCGTGTTGACGCCTCAGTGCAGGAAGGTAGAGCAGGGTTTTGTACTGTTCAAATCCAGAATGTGCAGGAAGAGGGATTCGTGATCCTGCAGCATATTGCAGTTGACAGTGTGCTGGAAGCAGAATTCCTAGCAATTGTGGAGGCTCTGAAGTGGGCAGTCGAACAGAAAGCAAACACTGTGCAGGTGGAATCGGATTCTCTAATAGCAGTCAAAGCTCTAGAGACAAAAGCATTGCCGTTTGCCTGGGGTTCGTACCCAGCTTTTGTTGAATGTTGTAACTTAGTCAAGTTATTTGATGTTTGTGTTGTTTCGTTTATTCCTCGGGATGACAATTCTGTAGCGGATTCTCTTGCTCGCTATTCCAGAGTGTCTAGTGTAAACTCGAGATGTTGGTTAAGGGAGATAGCCCCCTTTGTGGCTATTACACTTTGA